The genomic DNA CCCACATTTGTTAAACTTAAGGATTCGAGATGTGTATTTATCTCCAGTCCTTCAAATAGTTGGATAAACTTTTCATCAGATATATTCtggaaaataataatgttaCATATAATAACGTTATGTAATCATAAATACCAAACGTTCTGTGAGTGTACAATCAGTAATAGGTTTCATATACCTACTTTAATGTTATTCCAATTTAAATCAATTAGCGAAGTATCATCTTCTCGCACTTGTTTAATAGTAGCATCAACGTCTGTATCATTAGGTGGCTCCATTGGATAAGGTTTTGGTTGACTAGCTTTCGTTACACCATCCCAACCCAAACCAACAGGTTGGCCAGAATTTAATAGGGAAGCATGATACTGATCTTGATTCATCATGGAATGAAATCCAAGAATAGCTACAcgcaaaaaattaatattaaatgtcAAAATAAATCTACCATTACTAaaactaaaaattatattattctatcctagaaaattatattcacCAGCAAGATCAATAATTTCTTCTTGAGTAGCATTAGACAATGCTTGCTCATATTCCTCTCCAAGATCAATAGCAATTTGCTCATctgcttctttttcttttgcaGTTTCTTGAGGAGGAGGAACCCACTAAAAGTATACAACGAAAAcatatatatcaatatttttcatttcaaatgtattaaaaacaaaatatttgatttaaaaCAATACCTTTTTCCCTCTTATTACACCAGGTACATAAGGTTTTAATTCTGGTCTATCTGGTGTCTCTAAAGCTTGTTTGTTGATGTGTTCAATAAGTTTCTTGCGATTTAGCGGTCCTGTAGGACTCTTGTCACATTCATAGCTGCAACGTTGCGATGGTGGCATAAAGCTATCCTATAAGAATAAAGAgtgtatgaaatatatttatatcagctattataaattaaacatGACAACGACAATTCTAGTTCTCTTACATCAGGATCCACCTCCTTCGctaatatattaatttcttctgGAGTGAGTTGTGCCAACAAATCGTCCACATCCACATCATCGTATTCACTCAAATCCTTGCCATACAGCTTTGCTGCAGTTGTCATAGTGGTAGTTTTGGTTGATGAAGAAGTCTGGAAAGTTTCCCATGGTTCTTGGTCAACTACAGAGTGCCTCCGTGACATTTTATTAGCAGAGTTATTAGTATAATTATCTAATGCTATATAAAACTGCTATAATACTATTAAAGTATGTTAATATTCTAACACATCCGCATTATAACAGAACACAGAGTATGAATTCTTAAATACTGATTACTAAATACATGaaaaaattgatgaaaatttttctgataattttcgtaatattttattaacaaatagTTTCACTCTCcttaaatttgcataaatagaCACACGTAAAGTTCAATGAATGATTGAAACAACCGAATGATAAAAACAATGGCCTTCGACGGATGACCAAAAAATCGAAGCCGAAACGacgaattatatttttccgTATACAATATCAGCGACAGGGTATTTCGTCACGGAACACGTTCATCACTACGCCTAAGAGTACACGCAGGCAATGTTCCTGATCGAACGATCAGCAAATCGACAAGTTGCATTTAAATTCGGCAACTGTCCAATCCGGCTGATGCCCTTTGCCCCAGATAATTCGGGATCGATTTTCATTGACAACTCATCTGCCAAATCGACAACCCACGCTAAACGACGATTCGTGACCGTCTCTCAAATATTAACATCTAAACAAGAATGAAACTTACTACTGACAAATCGTTCACAACAATGAACCACAATGATACGGTCCTTCAATGCGAAATTAGGTGAACCGCTCGCAATCAAATACCTCACCCACTTCTCACGACAAACACACACTTCACTGACCAGTTCACCGATTGCGGCTGATTGCGGCAGCGCCCTTTGACGCTTATACCATATTTGAACAAAGAACCAGCGAAATGAATTATCACTCCGTagtatatttcataattattcgAAGAAATCTCAAAATATTTACTCAATATGGAATAGCTTTTCAAAAcgcaagaaatatttatttaattttcctaattgtttataataatgAGAAAGTTTTCATTCAATTATCGCCTTAAGCCGTTTGACAACCGTACGGAGTATTAGTTTGAATGAAGTATACAAGATGCTAACCCATGGAGAAAGTTTCTGCGCGTCTAGCGTCGCGCAGGTATTGACGTTGATGTAGCACCCGTGGCGGTTGTTTTAAAACACCTCCATATACGTATAAGATTCGCAAATTGAGAGAGGTTGAACAACCATTTACCATTTTCGCTCTTGGATTGAATCATTCAATACCGTTAAAAGTAGCTGACGATTCAAGATCTTTTAGCATAAAAGAGTTTGCCTTTCACATAAAATAGCtgaattatacaatattaaagTACTATATACAGTATTACGCGACAATCCACGTTGaagaaattattcattctAACGACTAACATCATTCTACGTTTACATGATACCATAATTTGTGACCTTATGATCCACTAAATTAGCCATCCAACGAAAATGATCTAACTAATAAGGTGATAAATAACCGACGAGAGCGTTATAATTATGACACATGATACACATATAGCTGCAGTTTTCGTGCGGAGTATGTACAATATGTAATCGAAAAGAATTTGATGAAACACGTGGACCCTCCACTGGTCCGTGTCAAGATGATTAACGCGATAAATCAATTCTACCCAAGGTCGCGCAAAGACCGGTAATCGGTGTGTATGCTAAGAGTGGGGAAATTGTGCATGCTAGGTGGGAGCGTGTTGCGTAGGCCCGTGGTTCGCGGTCGGAAAAGACAGAGCGGCCATCTCTGTCGTTCTTCGGCCGTGCAGTTTTGATTAGAGAGCGTCTATCGCGCGTTGTAGCGCTCGTAGCGGCGACAGCCTCAAAAATAGCTGAGGCCTCCTCGCAGGCTGGCAAACTCCCAACGGTCTATACTTGGACATCCCCGCGCCATGATTATTTATAGTGAGCGCGAGCGCGGCCACTGGCCTTCCCGCGAACTAACTAGCCGCCTCCAAAGACGATCCGCCGCCCGTGACCTAGGCCCGCATTAATAACGATTACACCCCTGCGCTCAGGAATACGGCAACTTAATATCTGCTGCTACCACGAATACGTTTTTGTCGTTTGATCGTACAAttgctattattatttttattattgttattgttattaacaGGCGAGTCAAATAGTCCATTTTTCGCATCAAATTAGCGTCATATTACGTCAAATCGTacaaaagaaaggaagagaaaaaagaatgcAACAAGAAAACCgattaatgtaatataatacaaaataatgcGGAGGCACAGGGGCGTATAactgaatataatttataaaaaaagtaCAAGTCGGACATTAATCTCTAGTTATGAGCTGTAAGTGAGATTGATATGACTGAGACAAAGTGGGCTATTATGTGAccattaattaaattatatataaaccATACTAATGTATATACgaaaatcattttattttaacgtCATTTGATGACTAAAGACGAGTATTTTAATACGCAGATCATATTCAACAACATGATAAGTtatgtttttttcttttgttgaatttttaaaagGTTTTAAACCTAGTGTACCTTAAATTTAATGCGAATAACAACGTTGTTCAagcaataatttatttatgttttcaaaatatcgttaataatatatttaatgatGTATCAGAATTTAAGAATTGATACGTATTGTACgaagtataaaattaaaatacatgttttttcaaacgaataaaatacgatgttcatttagaatttttatctATTAGATAAAAATTGCAGATTTCTAATATTCATATTCATCAATGTCTTCGCTTCATCACCAACTCCCTATTTTCTCATACGCAATCCTAGAGTTACGTAATTTCCGAAGAGGATGCAAccgaatattaaattattagcACACTCTTTCCATGACTATGATGTAACAGAATGTATTCCATTGAACCTGCATACTTTCCTCTTTCAATGCAAATATCATTCGTCACTGCACTGATGAATAACCGGAAGACAATACCGGGAGGAAGATCAATTATAGCGCCGTGCATATCGACGATCAGATCTAGAATGAAACTTTCAGTGTTCCAAATAACGCGCGCGTGTGCTCTCACTGGCCGCGAGAAATCTGCCCGCTAATTAATTTGTACGGTTTCTTGGCAGGTTTATTTCTGTATAGCCGAATGAAAACCGCTCCTGCTTACTTTCACGGTCACAAAAAAAGGCGAATCGTTTTCTATCCGGGCGGATCACACGTCGACAATAATTTTACGCCACATAACAGGCTCGCGTTGGAAAAAAGCTTCGTGTGAAAGCTCCTCGAAGAAAGAAAGTGAAAGGAAAAGGAagcaaaaaagaagaaaacaaaacGCAACATCGACGGACTATTTGGTTCTCGCGAATACAGCATGCGTGAAAAATTGATCAGAATCGCGCGAAATTTGGATGCCACGGATGTCACTGTTTCTAATAATAACGGAAACAAAGCGAGCTGCTTGACGCTCGTCCAGAAAGCTACACAAGCTCACCAAAATTATTCGAACACTTTATGAATAcaccttttatgaatattacgCTATGTGTGTTACGCGAaacatttttcgaaatttcatcagtactattttatttattattatttatgggATTCGACTATTATAATTGTATTGGAGAAGTTTGTTACAGAAGTATAAGTCGATACATTTTTCAGTTTCTGATTTCTGCAATTTTTGTTTGAATCAATAACGTAGAGTATGCTGAAACGTAGTTTGAACCTTCCTCATTACATATCGTAAATTAAACtttcagaaaaatatatgcgaaataa from Bombus huntii isolate Logan2020A chromosome 5, iyBomHunt1.1, whole genome shotgun sequence includes the following:
- the LOC126866152 gene encoding tropomodulin isoform X5 — encoded protein: MTTAAKLYGKDLSEYDDVDVDDLLAQLTPEEINILAKEVDPDDSFMPPSQRCSYECDKSPTGPLNRKKLIEHINKQALETPDRPELKPYVPGVIRGKKWVPPPQETAKEKEADEQIAIDLGEEYEQALSNATQEEIIDLAAILGFHSMMNQDQYHASLLNSGQPVGLGWDGVTKASQPKPYPMEPPNDTDVDATIKQVREDDTSLIDLNWNNIKNISDEKFIQLFEGLEINTHLESLSLTNVGLTDKTAQRLADALEKNSTLRVLNVETNFISPAVIVRLIRALLKTKSIEEFRCSNQRSQVLGNKIEMEITQLVEQNPTLLRLGLHLEFNDARHRVAAHLQRNIDRICRVQRAKLEAGELPKSFAIPVGGVRNET
- the LOC126866152 gene encoding tropomodulin isoform X2; translation: MDVTDVLGPDAPSANDKDVVNNDNNNGNNEDDEAPTVEETYEVTTTKRKTVRTSYKIQETSSSTKTTTMTTAAKLYGKDLSEYDDVDVDDLLAQLTPEEINILAKEVDPDDSFMPPSQRCSYECDKSPTGPLNRKKLIEHINKQALETPDRPELKPYVPGVIRGKKWVPPPQETAKEKEADEQIAIDLGEEYEQALSNATQEEIIDLAAILGFHSMMNQDQYHASLLNSGQPVGLGWDGVTKASQPKPYPMEPPNDTDVDATIKQVREDDTSLIDLNWNNIKNISDEKFIQLFEGLEINTHLESLSLTNVGLTDKTAQRLADALEKNSTLRVLNVETNFISPAVIVRLIRALLKTKSIEEFRCSNQRSQVLGNKIEMEITQLVEQNPTLLRLGLHLEFNDARHRVAAHLQRNIDRIRKDLTLRLQFRFFNMNHRKPALIQ
- the LOC126866152 gene encoding tropomodulin isoform X1; this translates as MDVTDVLGPDAPSANDKDVVNNDNNNGNNEDDEAPTVEETYEVTTTKRKTVRTSYKIQETSSSTKTTTMTTAAKLYGKDLSEYDDVDVDDLLAQLTPEEINILAKEVDPDDSFMPPSQRCSYECDKSPTGPLNRKKLIEHINKQALETPDRPELKPYVPGVIRGKKWVPPPQETAKEKEADEQIAIDLGEEYEQALSNATQEEIIDLAAILGFHSMMNQDQYHASLLNSGQPVGLGWDGVTKASQPKPYPMEPPNDTDVDATIKQVREDDTSLIDLNWNNIKNISDEKFIQLFEGLEINTHLESLSLTNVGLTDKTAQRLADALEKNSTLRVLNVETNFISPAVIVRLIRALLKTKSIEEFRCSNQRSQVLGNKIEMEITQLVEQNPTLLRLGLHLEFNDARHRVAAHLQRNIDRICRVQRAKLEAGELPKSFAIPVGGVRNET
- the LOC126866152 gene encoding tropomodulin isoform X4, whose amino-acid sequence is MATTQVFQDWDSPHDTISSMTRSSTRKTTTTTTSRRETSSSTKTTTMTTAAKLYGKDLSEYDDVDVDDLLAQLTPEEINILAKEVDPDDSFMPPSQRCSYECDKSPTGPLNRKKLIEHINKQALETPDRPELKPYVPGVIRGKKWVPPPQETAKEKEADEQIAIDLGEEYEQALSNATQEEIIDLAAILGFHSMMNQDQYHASLLNSGQPVGLGWDGVTKASQPKPYPMEPPNDTDVDATIKQVREDDTSLIDLNWNNIKNISDEKFIQLFEGLEINTHLESLSLTNVGLTDKTAQRLADALEKNSTLRVLNVETNFISPAVIVRLIRALLKTKSIEEFRCSNQRSQVLGNKIEMEITQLVEQNPTLLRLGLHLEFNDARHRVAAHLQRNIDRICRVQRAKLEAGELPKSFAIPVGGVRNET
- the LOC126866152 gene encoding tropomodulin isoform X3, with protein sequence MDVTDVLGPDAPSANDKDVVNNDNNNGNNEDDEAPTVEETYEVTTTKRKTVRTSYKIQETSSSTKTTTMTTAAKLYGKDLSEYDDVDVDDLLAQLTPEEINILAKEVDPDDSFMPPSQRCSYECDKSPTGPLNRKKLIEHINKQALETPDRPELKPYVPGVIRGKKWVPPPQETAKEKEADEQIAIDLGEEYEQALSNATQEEIIDLAAILGFHSMMNQDQYHASLLNSGQPVGLGWDGVTKASQPKPYPMEPPNDTDVDATIKQVREDDTSLIDLNWNNIKNISDEKFIQLFEGLEINTHLESLSLTNVGLTDKTAQRLADALEKNSTLRVLNVETNFISPAVIVRLIRALLKTKSIEEFRCSNQRSQVLGNKIEMEITQLVEQNPTLLRLGLHLEFNDARHRVAAHLQRNIDRIRQSRLGVATS